A single genomic interval of Metasolibacillus fluoroglycofenilyticus harbors:
- the pyrE gene encoding orotate phosphoribosyltransferase, with translation MALQKEIAHAMLQVGAVELNPTNLFTWASGIKSPIYCDTRLTISDPAIRKQIANGLAANIKEFFPETEVVAGTATAGIPHAAWVADILQLPMVYVRSKAKEHGRGNQIEGKYAAGQKVVVVEDIVSTGGSSITAVEALRAAGCEVVGVVCVYTYNLPKAEKAFDEIGVHYVSLTNFDYLVEAASESGTISEEQIPFLKEWHVKLKAGEL, from the coding sequence ATGGCATTACAAAAAGAAATCGCTCATGCAATGTTGCAAGTAGGAGCAGTAGAATTAAATCCAACAAATTTATTCACATGGGCATCAGGCATTAAATCACCAATTTACTGTGATACACGCCTAACAATTTCAGACCCAGCCATCCGCAAGCAAATTGCAAACGGCTTAGCAGCAAATATTAAAGAATTTTTCCCAGAGACAGAAGTTGTAGCAGGCACAGCAACAGCCGGCATCCCTCACGCTGCATGGGTAGCGGATATTTTACAATTACCAATGGTCTACGTGCGCTCGAAAGCAAAGGAACACGGCCGCGGTAACCAAATCGAAGGTAAATACGCAGCTGGACAAAAAGTAGTCGTAGTAGAAGACATCGTCTCAACAGGTGGCTCATCTATCACAGCAGTAGAAGCTTTACGCGCAGCAGGCTGTGAAGTCGTAGGCGTTGTATGTGTCTACACATACAACCTACCAAAAGCAGAAAAAGCCTTTGATGAAATCGGCGTACACTATGTATCACTAACAAACTTCGATTACTTAGTAGAAGCAGCCTCGGAATCAGGCACAATCTCAGAAGAACAGATACCATTTTTAAAGGAGTGGCATGTAAAACTTAAAGCCGGAGAGCTTTAA
- a CDS encoding class I SAM-dependent methyltransferase, translating into MTLLNPTSFPNWLAPHSIPWYEQLSNLQHRYEYVWRSSFTEPNGEMIFDEMVVQNIIGKKVLDIGCGHGEFTLKCSVLAKDIVGFDVTNRFIQTGLLHTKGNVSFITGNTKNGLPFQENEFDCAYIRKGPTSGYPSLKKIVKQGGTIFGLHPGDKTGKELPLLFPNLFAPTTGTPILDTIKARLASSKFSNKSIETIDSFEYIQSPDDLLKLRCFGQHPSIYKILKQQNLDEIKTIFEQHATEKGLPITHSRYIVKAVI; encoded by the coding sequence ATGACGCTACTTAATCCAACATCTTTTCCTAATTGGTTAGCACCGCATTCTATTCCTTGGTATGAGCAGCTAAGCAATCTGCAACATCGTTACGAATATGTGTGGCGCTCCTCTTTCACAGAGCCAAACGGAGAAATGATTTTTGATGAAATGGTTGTTCAAAATATTATAGGTAAAAAAGTATTAGATATCGGCTGTGGTCACGGCGAGTTTACACTAAAATGCAGTGTATTAGCAAAAGATATCGTTGGCTTCGATGTAACAAATCGCTTTATTCAAACAGGCCTCCTTCATACTAAAGGAAATGTCTCTTTCATTACAGGCAACACGAAAAATGGGCTGCCCTTTCAAGAGAATGAATTTGATTGTGCCTACATAAGAAAAGGCCCGACATCTGGTTACCCCTCTCTTAAAAAAATTGTGAAACAGGGAGGTACAATTTTCGGATTGCACCCCGGAGATAAAACAGGTAAGGAGCTCCCCCTTTTATTTCCTAATCTTTTTGCACCGACAACAGGTACTCCTATTTTAGATACAATTAAAGCTAGGCTGGCTAGTAGCAAATTTTCAAACAAATCGATTGAAACAATTGATAGCTTCGAATACATACAATCCCCAGATGACCTATTAAAGCTACGCTGCTTTGGCCAACATCCGTCTATTTACAAGATTTTAAAACAACAAAACTTAGATGAAATCAAAACGATTTTTGAACAACATGCCACAGAAAAGGGTTTGCCCATTACACACTCTCGCTACATTGTGAAAGCAGTAATTTAA
- a CDS encoding Rqc2 family fibronectin-binding protein, with the protein MAFDGLFTRAIAQELQQLVSGRITKIHQPNAMEVMLHIRATGTNHKLIISIHPSYARIHLTEQTIDNPPEPPMFCMLLRKHLEGGFIHAITQDGTERILHMVVESKNEVGDKIMRKLIIEIMGRHSNCLLVDAVNDKILDSLKHLPPSLNSYRTVLPGQPYIAPPAQHKVNPYTVTEEEIKDFFAEPKSAKEVVAHFAGFSPLHAEELLARLAHGVAAFQLFLQELTNAMSPTYIDKDGKAVFSPCSLTHLTGQTATYPTLGSLLDRVFFARAERDRVKQQAGDLERWLSNEVDKLKLKTKKLEKDYEQASKLDQLQLYGELLMANIYQFEKGQENVTVENYYTGESVTIAINPRKTPIDNAQHYYQRYNKAKNALVMIEEQLEKTHTDIDYFEMLAQQVAQAAPSDIEEIREELAEQGFLRLRASKKKKKPTKPMPEAFLSSTGITISVGKNNKQNDFLTFKLAKKNDIWLHTKDIPGSHVVIHSETPDETTLHEAAVLSAYFSKARESSSVPVDYTEIRQVKKPNGAKPGFVIYFEQKTLYVTPDEELVLRLKKK; encoded by the coding sequence ATGGCTTTTGATGGATTATTTACACGCGCAATTGCGCAGGAGCTTCAACAATTAGTATCAGGACGTATTACAAAAATTCACCAGCCAAATGCCATGGAAGTAATGCTTCATATTCGGGCAACCGGCACAAATCATAAACTAATTATTTCAATTCATCCTTCCTACGCACGCATACATTTAACAGAGCAGACGATTGATAACCCACCCGAGCCGCCAATGTTTTGCATGCTGCTGCGCAAGCATTTGGAAGGGGGCTTTATTCATGCCATTACGCAGGATGGCACAGAGCGCATATTGCATATGGTCGTGGAGAGCAAAAATGAGGTTGGCGACAAAATTATGCGCAAGCTTATTATCGAAATTATGGGCAGACATAGCAACTGTCTATTAGTTGATGCGGTAAATGATAAAATTCTCGATAGCTTAAAGCATTTACCGCCTTCCTTAAATAGCTACCGTACTGTTTTACCGGGGCAGCCTTATATCGCACCACCTGCGCAGCATAAGGTAAATCCATATACAGTTACAGAGGAAGAGATAAAGGACTTTTTTGCAGAGCCCAAAAGCGCTAAGGAAGTAGTCGCACATTTTGCTGGCTTCTCACCGCTACATGCGGAGGAATTATTAGCACGTTTAGCACATGGAGTCGCAGCATTTCAGCTATTTTTACAGGAATTGACGAATGCCATGAGCCCTACTTATATTGATAAGGATGGCAAAGCTGTTTTCTCACCATGCTCATTAACGCATTTAACTGGGCAAACTGCTACATACCCAACTCTAGGCTCACTTTTGGACCGTGTCTTTTTTGCACGTGCAGAGCGTGACCGTGTCAAACAACAAGCTGGTGATTTAGAGCGCTGGCTTAGCAATGAGGTAGATAAGCTCAAGCTGAAAACGAAAAAGCTTGAAAAGGATTACGAGCAAGCCTCTAAGCTAGACCAATTACAGCTTTACGGCGAGCTGTTAATGGCTAATATTTATCAATTTGAAAAAGGGCAAGAAAATGTAACTGTTGAAAATTACTATACTGGTGAATCAGTGACAATTGCCATTAACCCGCGCAAAACGCCAATTGACAATGCCCAGCATTATTATCAGCGCTATAATAAAGCGAAAAATGCACTTGTTATGATTGAGGAGCAGCTAGAAAAAACGCATACGGATATCGACTATTTCGAAATGCTCGCACAGCAGGTGGCACAAGCTGCACCGAGCGATATCGAGGAAATTCGCGAGGAACTAGCTGAGCAAGGCTTTTTACGTCTGCGTGCCTCGAAAAAAAAGAAAAAGCCGACAAAGCCTATGCCTGAAGCCTTTTTATCTTCAACAGGTATAACTATTTCCGTCGGTAAAAATAATAAACAAAATGATTTTTTAACATTTAAGCTCGCAAAGAAAAATGATATTTGGCTACACACAAAAGATATCCCAGGCTCGCACGTTGTTATTCATAGCGAAACACCTGACGAAACGACATTACATGAAGCCGCAGTGCTCAGCGCCTATTTCAGTAAAGCACGAGAATCTTCATCCGTACCAGTTGACTACACAGAAATCCGTCAAGTCAAAAAGCCAAATGGCGCAAAGCCCGGCTTCGTCATTTATTTTGAGCAAAAAACATTGTACGTAACACCAGATGAGGAATTGGTACTACGCCTGAAGAAAAAATAA
- a CDS encoding YicC/YloC family endoribonuclease encodes MVRSMTGFGRGVTTTKSYQLTVEVRAVNHRFLEISTKFPKEWMEAEVLAKKMLSTAISRGKLDVLIVMKELQAEEQHVQINWPLLEAYINAKEELSQKIVMQEKWSMQEIAMLDQVLVVEKREAVQDGLLASVERAMQEAIENLVQMREREGQELKLVMLQYKEQLQQQIAKIRATSSDAVMKYRERLKTRIEEIASGQLLEERLLMEVALFAERVDITEELDRLDSHFGQLEETLEEQGAIGRKLDFLMQEMHREINTIGSKNQSSESSIAVVQAKAILEKMREQVQNIE; translated from the coding sequence TTGGTGCGTAGTATGACAGGCTTTGGCAGGGGTGTCACAACGACAAAATCGTATCAATTAACGGTTGAAGTTCGTGCTGTGAATCATCGATTTTTAGAAATAAGCACAAAATTTCCGAAAGAATGGATGGAAGCAGAGGTTTTAGCAAAAAAAATGCTTTCCACCGCTATTTCACGCGGAAAGTTAGATGTATTAATTGTTATGAAAGAACTTCAGGCAGAAGAGCAGCATGTACAAATAAATTGGCCTTTACTCGAAGCATACATAAATGCGAAAGAAGAATTATCACAAAAAATCGTTATGCAGGAAAAGTGGTCGATGCAGGAAATTGCGATGCTTGACCAAGTGCTTGTCGTAGAAAAACGGGAGGCAGTACAGGATGGTCTACTTGCTTCTGTAGAGCGAGCGATGCAGGAAGCGATTGAAAATTTAGTGCAGATGCGTGAGCGTGAAGGACAAGAGTTGAAGCTAGTTATGTTACAATATAAAGAACAATTGCAGCAGCAAATAGCAAAGATTCGTGCCACGTCTTCTGATGCGGTAATGAAATACCGTGAGCGCTTAAAAACACGAATTGAAGAAATTGCTAGTGGGCAGCTACTAGAAGAACGGTTGTTAATGGAAGTGGCATTATTCGCAGAGCGTGTAGATATTACAGAGGAGCTAGATCGTCTTGATAGTCATTTTGGTCAGCTTGAGGAAACGTTGGAGGAGCAAGGGGCTATTGGTCGTAAGCTTGATTTTTTAATGCAGGAAATGCATCGAGAAATCAATACAATTGGTTCGAAAAATCAGTCCTCCGAGAGCTCGATTGCAGTCGTGCAAGCGAAGGCCATTTTAGAGAAAATGCGTGAGCAAGTTCAAAATATTGAATAG
- the gmk gene encoding guanylate kinase, with translation MKKQRGLLIVLSGPSGVGKGTVRKELFSQANTNYEYSISMTTRQPREGEVDGVDYFFKTREEFEALIEQGGLLEHAEFVSNYYGTPLTYVNDTLAAGRDVFLEIEVQGAAQIRTKAPDALFIFLAPPSLSELKERLVGRGTETEDIIAKRIATAREELEMMSLYDYVVENDEVQNACDKINAIIKAEHCRRERVEKIYLSMLRGE, from the coding sequence ATGAAAAAACAACGCGGCTTATTAATCGTATTGTCCGGCCCTTCTGGTGTCGGAAAAGGAACGGTTCGTAAAGAGCTATTTTCACAAGCGAATACAAATTATGAATATTCGATTTCAATGACGACACGTCAGCCTCGCGAAGGAGAAGTAGACGGTGTAGACTATTTTTTTAAAACGCGCGAGGAGTTCGAAGCGTTGATTGAACAGGGGGGGTTACTAGAGCATGCTGAGTTTGTCAGCAATTACTACGGCACGCCACTTACTTACGTAAATGATACGCTCGCTGCGGGGCGAGATGTATTTTTAGAAATTGAGGTGCAAGGAGCAGCGCAAATTCGCACGAAAGCTCCCGATGCGTTATTCATTTTTTTAGCGCCGCCAAGTCTTTCAGAATTAAAGGAGCGACTAGTTGGACGAGGAACAGAAACGGAGGATATTATTGCCAAGCGTATTGCCACAGCGCGAGAAGAGCTGGAAATGATGAGCCTTTATGATTATGTTGTAGAAAATGATGAAGTTCAAAATGCATGTGATAAAATTAATGCTATTATTAAAGCAGAGCATTGTAGACGTGAGCGCGTCGAAAAAATATACTTGTCAATGTTGAGAGGAGAATAA
- the rpoZ gene encoding DNA-directed RNA polymerase subunit omega, translating into MLYPSVDALKKEIDSKYSLVSLASKRARQMQEQGGEKLGKYVSYKPVGRALEEVAAGVLRKEAQDASTVYEDEI; encoded by the coding sequence ATGTTATACCCATCAGTAGATGCGTTAAAAAAAGAAATCGATTCAAAATATTCGCTTGTGAGCTTAGCTTCAAAGCGAGCACGCCAAATGCAAGAGCAAGGTGGCGAGAAGCTTGGTAAATACGTATCGTATAAGCCAGTAGGACGTGCATTAGAAGAAGTAGCAGCAGGTGTTTTACGCAAAGAGGCACAGGATGCTTCAACTGTTTACGAGGATGAAATCTAA
- the priA gene encoding primosomal protein N' has protein sequence MARIAKVIVDVAAYPVDRPFDYIVPADWYDLIECGCRVKVPFGPRNVLGFVVELGSETDVPLDKIKPVAQVLDMEPVLTEEMLALAKWLKKETICYEIDALQVMLPSALRAKYEKMVHLQAPLEELPPFIAALFQKSSKVNFKQFDKQGLLKELKQAIKQQQVRLENEVRQQGNIKEIRKVQIHADVAYLTKIEQQLSKRAKKQIQLVQWMQTHCGEVFSPDAIYEQVGVTASVLQALIESGAAQYIQEEVYRDPFTKDVEQTTALQLTDEQQKALNQITAAMERRHNETFLLHGVTGSGKTEVYLQAIWQALQDGKEAIMLVPEISLTPQMTERFRSRFGELVAVLHSGLSVGEKYDEWRKIQQGKVKVVVGARSAIFAPFQNVGLIILDEEHESTYKQEDAPRYHARDVAIWRSKFHHCPVILGSATPALESFARAKKGVYTLLTLRQRAKQQALPSVEVVDMREELKQGNRSMFSTSLIGAMRDRLIRQEQIVLFLNRRGYSSFVLCRDCGTVVQCPNCDISLTYHRYNEKLKCHYCGYDEYVPQSCPQCQSEHIRFFGTGTQKVEEEIYKLFPEAKIVRMDVDTTSHKGAHEQLLDVFASGQANILLGTQMIAKGLDFPNITLVGVLSADTSLHLPDYRASERTFQLLTQVSGRAGRHDLPGEVIIQTYTPEHYAIELAKEQQYEPFYTREMHARHQAGYPPYYYLALVQVSHEDVMLAAEYAGRVADYLRSNLSFGVAIIGPTTASISRINNRYRYQCLIKYKIEPNLIDTLLQLIKIYRTDWSKKGIQLIVDLDPVVI, from the coding sequence ATGGCACGTATTGCGAAAGTAATTGTAGATGTGGCAGCATACCCTGTCGACCGTCCATTCGATTATATCGTGCCGGCTGATTGGTACGATTTAATCGAATGTGGCTGTCGTGTCAAAGTACCATTTGGACCGCGCAATGTGCTCGGCTTTGTTGTTGAGCTTGGAAGTGAGACAGATGTACCGTTAGATAAAATCAAGCCAGTGGCGCAAGTATTAGATATGGAGCCTGTGCTAACAGAAGAAATGCTAGCATTGGCAAAGTGGTTAAAAAAAGAAACAATTTGCTATGAAATTGACGCATTGCAAGTAATGCTGCCGTCGGCTTTAAGAGCGAAATATGAAAAAATGGTTCATCTACAAGCGCCGCTTGAAGAGCTACCTCCTTTCATAGCAGCACTTTTCCAAAAGTCATCAAAAGTGAATTTTAAGCAATTTGACAAGCAAGGGCTGCTAAAAGAGTTGAAGCAGGCGATAAAACAGCAACAGGTGCGCCTTGAAAATGAAGTGAGGCAACAAGGAAATATTAAAGAAATTCGCAAAGTGCAAATTCATGCTGATGTTGCCTATTTAACAAAAATTGAACAGCAATTATCAAAGCGAGCAAAGAAGCAAATCCAATTAGTACAGTGGATGCAGACACATTGTGGTGAAGTGTTTTCCCCTGATGCAATTTATGAGCAGGTCGGTGTAACAGCAAGTGTTTTACAGGCACTTATCGAAAGTGGTGCTGCACAATATATTCAAGAAGAGGTGTATCGCGACCCCTTTACAAAGGATGTAGAGCAGACGACCGCCTTACAGTTAACAGATGAACAACAGAAAGCATTAAATCAGATTACAGCAGCTATGGAAAGACGTCATAATGAAACCTTTCTATTACACGGTGTAACAGGTAGTGGGAAAACTGAGGTGTATTTGCAGGCGATTTGGCAGGCGTTACAGGATGGCAAAGAGGCGATTATGCTCGTGCCTGAAATTTCACTAACGCCACAGATGACAGAACGCTTTCGCTCGCGCTTCGGTGAGCTAGTTGCTGTACTACATAGCGGGCTATCTGTCGGGGAGAAATACGATGAATGGCGCAAAATTCAACAAGGTAAAGTGAAGGTTGTTGTAGGTGCACGCTCGGCAATTTTTGCCCCCTTTCAAAATGTTGGGCTTATTATTTTAGACGAGGAGCATGAATCAACGTACAAGCAGGAGGATGCCCCTCGCTATCATGCACGTGATGTGGCAATTTGGCGCAGCAAATTTCATCACTGCCCTGTTATTTTAGGCAGTGCTACACCAGCGCTTGAATCGTTCGCAAGGGCGAAAAAAGGCGTCTATACATTGCTAACGTTGCGACAGCGAGCAAAGCAGCAGGCCTTGCCGAGTGTGGAAGTTGTCGATATGCGTGAGGAATTGAAGCAAGGCAATCGCTCGATGTTTTCAACGAGCCTAATCGGAGCGATGCGTGATAGATTAATACGGCAAGAGCAAATTGTTTTATTTTTAAATCGTCGTGGTTATTCAAGCTTTGTGCTATGCAGAGATTGCGGCACAGTTGTGCAATGTCCAAATTGCGATATTTCATTAACGTATCATCGCTATAATGAAAAATTAAAATGTCATTATTGTGGCTATGATGAGTATGTACCGCAAAGCTGCCCACAATGTCAAAGTGAGCATATTCGTTTTTTCGGAACAGGGACGCAAAAAGTCGAGGAGGAAATTTATAAGCTCTTTCCAGAGGCAAAAATTGTGCGCATGGATGTCGATACAACATCGCATAAAGGAGCACATGAGCAGTTGTTGGACGTTTTTGCGAGCGGGCAGGCAAATATTCTACTTGGTACGCAAATGATTGCCAAAGGACTTGATTTTCCTAATATAACGCTTGTTGGGGTGTTAAGTGCCGATACGTCCTTGCATTTACCTGATTACCGCGCAAGTGAGCGCACATTCCAACTTTTAACACAGGTAAGTGGTCGAGCGGGGCGTCATGATTTACCAGGCGAAGTAATTATCCAAACGTATACACCTGAGCATTATGCAATTGAACTAGCGAAAGAGCAGCAGTACGAGCCGTTTTATACGCGAGAAATGCATGCGCGTCATCAAGCTGGCTATCCACCGTATTATTATTTAGCGCTCGTCCAAGTGTCGCATGAGGATGTCATGTTGGCGGCTGAATATGCTGGGCGAGTAGCGGATTATTTGCGTTCAAATTTATCTTTTGGTGTTGCTATTATCGGTCCAACAACCGCTAGCATTAGCCGTATCAACAATAGATATCGCTATCAATGTTTGATAAAATACAAAATAGAACCGAATTTAATTGATACATTATTGCAATTGATTAAAATATATCGAACAGACTGGAGCAAGAAGGGCATACAGCTTATCGTAGATCTTGATCCAGTCGTCATTTAA
- the def gene encoding peptide deformylase produces the protein MAIKEVVKSPSAILTTPTKEVDVINEEIIQLLDDLYDTMVEYDGVGIAAPQINVGLRVAIVELGEDILEMINPIVLETKGQEEDVEGCLSFPDLFAMVNRPTYAKIEAADREGRIYELEAEDFEARAILHEIDHLDGILFDSKITRVLTAEEIEEMYAEEDEEE, from the coding sequence ATGGCTATTAAAGAGGTAGTAAAAAGCCCCTCAGCAATTTTAACGACGCCTACGAAGGAAGTCGATGTGATTAATGAAGAAATCATCCAGCTATTAGATGATTTATATGACACAATGGTGGAATATGACGGTGTTGGTATTGCAGCACCGCAAATTAATGTTGGTTTACGTGTGGCAATCGTGGAATTAGGTGAAGACATTTTAGAAATGATTAACCCGATTGTTTTAGAAACGAAAGGGCAGGAGGAAGATGTGGAAGGTTGTCTAAGTTTTCCCGATTTATTCGCAATGGTCAACAGACCTACATATGCGAAAATCGAAGCCGCTGACCGTGAAGGGCGTATTTATGAACTGGAGGCAGAGGATTTTGAGGCGCGTGCTATTTTACATGAAATAGACCATTTAGATGGTATTTTATTTGATTCAAAAATAACGCGTGTGCTAACGGCGGAAGAAATAGAAGAAATGTATGCGGAAGAGGATGAGGAGGAATAA
- the fmt gene encoding methionyl-tRNA formyltransferase codes for MTSIVFMGTPAFSVPILRMLHEEGYHVLAVVTQPDRPVGRKKVLTPPPVKEEAQRLGLPVIQPEKLRASQELEQILALAPDLVITAAFGQILPKALLDAPRLGCVNVHASLLPAYRGGAPIHQAIIDGQKEAGVTIMYMAEKLDAGDMISQQAIAIEETDHTGSMFDKLSIVGRDLLKQTLPSLVDGTNNRIVQDETKVTYAHNINREQERIDWQQNARTIYNQVRGLHPWPVAYTTLEESNVKIWWAQIGTRKHQAAPGEVVHIAKDYFEIATGEGGSIAVYDLQPAGKKRLSAEEYLRGTGAKLQIGDRFE; via the coding sequence ATGACATCGATTGTTTTTATGGGAACACCTGCCTTCTCCGTGCCGATTTTACGCATGCTCCATGAGGAGGGCTATCATGTGCTAGCCGTTGTTACACAGCCAGATCGTCCAGTTGGTCGTAAAAAGGTATTAACACCACCACCAGTGAAAGAAGAGGCGCAGCGCTTAGGCTTGCCAGTTATTCAGCCTGAAAAGCTACGTGCCTCACAGGAGCTAGAGCAAATTTTAGCACTAGCACCAGACTTAGTTATCACTGCAGCATTTGGGCAAATTTTACCAAAAGCGCTGCTTGATGCACCGCGCCTTGGCTGTGTTAATGTGCATGCTTCATTGCTACCTGCATATAGGGGAGGAGCACCAATCCATCAAGCTATTATCGATGGACAAAAAGAAGCAGGTGTAACGATTATGTATATGGCTGAAAAGCTGGATGCAGGCGATATGATTAGCCAGCAGGCAATTGCTATTGAGGAAACTGACCATACAGGAAGCATGTTTGACAAGCTAAGCATCGTTGGACGTGATTTATTAAAGCAAACATTGCCTTCTCTTGTTGATGGTACAAATAATCGTATAGTACAAGATGAAACAAAGGTAACCTACGCGCATAATATTAACCGAGAGCAGGAGCGCATTGATTGGCAGCAAAATGCACGTACGATATACAATCAAGTACGTGGTCTACATCCATGGCCAGTTGCCTACACAACCCTTGAAGAGAGCAATGTGAAAATTTGGTGGGCGCAAATTGGTACTCGGAAGCACCAAGCTGCACCGGGTGAGGTTGTGCATATCGCTAAGGATTATTTTGAAATTGCGACTGGTGAAGGCGGGTCAATTGCTGTTTATGATTTGCAACCGGCGGGGAAAAAACGTTTAAGTGCAGAGGAGTATTTGCGCGGCACAGGGGCAAAATTGCAGATTGGAGACCGTTTTGAATGA
- the rsmB gene encoding 16S rRNA (cytosine(967)-C(5))-methyltransferase RsmB — MTKKKQQIWNGNVRDAALSILLSVDKNQAYSNLLLHQTIEKYKIEAKDRALLTEITYGTLQHKLTLDYYLAPFVRGKVEVWVQWLLRLSLFQMHYLTRIPPHAAVNEAVEIAKRRGHKGIASMVNGVLRSIIRQGVRSTEEIADEVERLAIATSHPQWLVERYIAGYGIERTTAMLTHNNLPAKQTVRVNTIKATPEKAIAALEQEGLTVSQSAFLPECLTITGGQAARTAAFKQGLITIQDESSMLPANVLNPQPGMRVLDMCAAPGGKTTHLAEKMHNEGVILALDLHPHKLELIDENTARLSIDIVQTAPLDGRKAANTLQKGSFDAILVDAPCSGLGVMRRKPDIKYTKKIEDFANLQAIQLAILANAVELLKPEGRLVYSTCTINQEENEGTVQAFLKEHPNMEAIVLENLPQQLVHEQREGMLQVFPQHMDSDGFFVAAFVKKETK; from the coding sequence ATGACGAAGAAAAAGCAGCAAATTTGGAATGGTAATGTACGTGATGCAGCTTTAAGTATTTTATTATCGGTCGATAAAAACCAAGCATACAGCAATCTATTATTACACCAAACAATTGAGAAATATAAAATAGAGGCGAAGGACCGTGCGTTATTAACTGAAATTACGTATGGTACACTACAGCATAAATTAACATTGGACTATTATTTAGCCCCATTTGTGCGTGGTAAAGTGGAAGTATGGGTACAATGGTTACTACGCCTATCGCTATTCCAAATGCATTATTTAACACGTATTCCGCCACATGCCGCAGTGAATGAGGCTGTGGAAATTGCTAAAAGACGTGGGCATAAAGGCATTGCTTCAATGGTCAATGGCGTGCTACGCTCGATTATACGTCAAGGCGTGCGTTCAACGGAGGAAATAGCGGACGAGGTAGAGCGTCTTGCGATTGCAACAAGCCATCCGCAGTGGCTAGTAGAGCGTTATATTGCAGGATATGGTATAGAACGAACAACAGCTATGCTTACGCATAATAATTTACCCGCAAAGCAGACGGTGCGTGTCAACACAATAAAGGCAACACCTGAAAAAGCGATTGCTGCTTTAGAGCAGGAAGGGCTGACTGTTTCGCAAAGCGCATTTTTACCTGAATGTTTAACAATTACAGGTGGGCAAGCGGCACGTACAGCTGCTTTTAAACAAGGGCTTATTACGATTCAAGATGAAAGCTCTATGTTACCAGCAAATGTGCTAAATCCACAGCCAGGTATGCGCGTTTTAGATATGTGTGCAGCACCTGGTGGCAAAACGACGCATTTAGCGGAAAAAATGCATAATGAAGGGGTGATTCTTGCCTTAGATTTGCATCCGCATAAGCTTGAATTAATTGATGAAAATACAGCACGCTTAAGTATTGATATTGTGCAAACGGCACCGTTAGATGGGCGCAAAGCGGCAAATACTTTACAAAAGGGCAGCTTCGATGCAATTTTAGTCGATGCACCATGCTCTGGGCTAGGGGTTATGCGTCGTAAACCAGATATTAAATATACGAAGAAAATAGAAGATTTTGCTAATTTACAAGCAATTCAACTTGCGATTTTAGCAAATGCTGTAGAGTTGTTGAAGCCAGAAGGTCGCTTAGTTTATAGTACATGTACAATTAATCAAGAAGAAAATGAAGGAACGGTACAAGCCTTTTTAAAAGAGCATCCGAATATGGAGGCTATTGTATTGGAAAATTTACCGCAGCAGCTTGTTCACGAGCAGCGGGAAGGAATGCTTCAGGTATTCCCACAACATATGGATAGTGACGGCTTTTTCGTCGCTGCCTTCGTAAAAAAGGAGACAAAATAA